One window of the bacterium genome contains the following:
- a CDS encoding cytochrome c, which produces MKIKNIHIPLPVILLTGIVAVVLFVLWAGNGFQALRSKEPPIKVRFDMYYQSKYMAQEPSTFFADRTVMRGHVPGTLPRNGTVYPYTTPEEAEAALHNPLAVSPEVLARGKNRFNTFCSPCHSPSGQDTTEVVRRGLQKPPNLAGKNAKGYSDAHIFHVISVGQNIMPGYADKLKEGDRWAIVNYVRELQKAPLKYPETAPASVDSTAAGGDSGAAQNANATDNANENVEAAQ; this is translated from the coding sequence ATGAAGATTAAGAACATACACATTCCCTTACCCGTCATACTCCTCACCGGCATCGTTGCCGTGGTGCTGTTCGTCCTCTGGGCGGGCAACGGATTCCAGGCGCTGCGTTCCAAGGAGCCGCCGATCAAGGTGCGTTTCGACATGTACTATCAGAGTAAGTACATGGCGCAGGAACCGAGTACGTTTTTCGCCGACCGTACCGTCATGCGCGGTCACGTTCCGGGGACGCTGCCGCGTAATGGCACGGTGTACCCTTACACGACGCCCGAAGAGGCTGAAGCGGCACTGCATAATCCTCTCGCGGTTTCACCGGAGGTGCTCGCCCGCGGGAAAAATCGTTTCAATACGTTCTGCTCGCCCTGTCACTCCCCGAGTGGACAGGATACGACGGAGGTTGTACGGCGCGGGCTGCAGAAGCCACCAAACCTGGCGGGGAAAAACGCAAAGGGATATTCCGATGCCCACATTTTCCATGTCATCAGCGTTGGGCAGAATATCATGCCCGGCTATGCGGACAAGCTGAAAGAGGGGGACCGCTGGGCAATTGTCAACTACGTGCGTGAGCTGCAGAAGGCACCGCTGAAGTACCCGGAAACTGCACCGGCATCGGTTGACAGCACTGCCGCAGGTGGCGATTCGGGTGCGGCGCAAAATGCGAATGCAACGGATAACGCGAATGAGAATGTGGAGGCGGCACAATGA
- a CDS encoding DUF3341 domain-containing protein, protein MKKTAGMTGLFHDPDTVLSAATEIRRAGYRQFDFHTPYPLHGLDDAMGVKRTVLPWIAFGTGLLGTLAATLLQWWTGAVDYPLIIGGKPFFAFEPSIPIMFELTVLFCAIGTVIGMFALNGLPRWYSKWQNDPHFLRTTDDAFMVTVDSEDAMYDAGKTRTLLESLGAEQVREVEYED, encoded by the coding sequence ATGAAAAAGACAGCCGGTATGACCGGACTCTTTCACGACCCCGATACGGTGCTGAGCGCAGCGACGGAAATTCGACGCGCCGGATATCGGCAGTTTGATTTCCATACGCCGTATCCGCTGCACGGACTCGATGACGCAATGGGCGTGAAGCGCACGGTACTGCCGTGGATTGCCTTTGGTACCGGACTCCTCGGTACGCTGGCGGCGACGCTTCTGCAGTGGTGGACCGGAGCGGTGGACTATCCGCTGATCATCGGCGGGAAACCGTTTTTCGCTTTCGAACCCTCCATTCCCATCATGTTCGAATTGACGGTACTGTTCTGCGCCATCGGAACGGTGATCGGGATGTTTGCGCTGAACGGACTTCCCCGTTGGTATTCGAAGTGGCAGAACGATCCGCACTTCCTGCGTACGACGGATGATGCCTTCATGGTAACCGTCGACAGTGAGGATGCGATGTATGACGCAGGGAAGACACGAACCCTGCTTGAATCTCTCGGAGCTGAACAAGTACGCGAAGTCGAATATGAAGATTAA